The Sediminispirochaeta smaragdinae DSM 11293 genome has a segment encoding these proteins:
- a CDS encoding LacI family DNA-binding transcriptional regulator: MSTLKDIAKNAGVSVCTVSRYINRKIKVKADTAKKIDHAIEHLHYIPNNAAKTLKTNFSSNVALLIPTLANLLFAESAHEIETVFRQNNFSVFIYGFENDIRREKAVIPRLIENRVAGVLFNTLPSNYEDFLHLRSLDRNGIPYVFLNRMFSPIPIPSVYVDYYKAAYDATSYLIESGRKQVAIMLGRLRQPQSHINYLGYTSALRERRRDLSPDTIFECDYDSNQIPALVERALSEKIDAFYCLTDLIAIHVIHALRALGRRVPDDVAVIGAGNTTFATLMDPQLTTVDLKNRLLGRSGAQLLLDIIKKCEHQQTIILEPNLIFRGTA; encoded by the coding sequence GTGTCAACCCTTAAAGATATTGCGAAAAACGCCGGGGTCAGTGTCTGCACCGTCTCACGTTATATAAATCGAAAGATTAAGGTAAAGGCCGATACGGCGAAAAAGATCGACCACGCCATTGAGCATTTACATTATATTCCAAACAACGCTGCAAAGACTCTGAAAACAAATTTCTCTTCCAATGTCGCACTCTTGATCCCCACGCTTGCAAACCTGCTTTTTGCGGAAAGTGCTCATGAAATCGAAACGGTCTTTCGTCAGAACAATTTTTCGGTTTTTATTTATGGCTTTGAAAACGACATCAGGCGTGAAAAGGCGGTCATACCCCGTCTGATCGAAAATCGTGTTGCAGGAGTACTTTTTAATACCCTTCCTTCAAACTACGAAGACTTTCTCCATCTTCGGTCCCTGGACAGAAACGGTATTCCGTATGTTTTCCTCAATCGAATGTTTTCTCCCATACCGATTCCTTCGGTCTATGTCGATTATTACAAGGCAGCTTACGATGCAACCAGCTACCTTATAGAAAGCGGCAGGAAGCAGGTTGCCATTATGCTTGGCCGTTTGCGGCAGCCTCAATCCCACATCAATTACCTTGGCTACACATCGGCCTTGCGTGAAAGACGGCGTGATCTTTCTCCCGATACCATTTTCGAGTGTGATTACGATTCCAATCAGATCCCCGCTCTTGTGGAAAGGGCCCTTTCAGAAAAGATCGATGCATTTTATTGTCTTACGGATTTGATAGCTATCCATGTCATACATGCCCTGCGCGCCTTGGGGCGAAGGGTTCCGGATGACGTTGCGGTTATAGGGGCGGGAAATACCACATTTGCAACGTTGATGGATCCGCAACTGACCACGGTTGACCTAAAGAACCGCTTATTGGGACGTTCCGGTGCCCAGCTGCTGCTTGACATCATAAAAAAGTGCGAGCATCAGCAAACGATTATTCTTGAACCCAATCTTATCTTTCGGGGCACTGCTTAG
- the argC gene encoding N-acetyl-gamma-glutamyl-phosphate reductase yields the protein MVKAAVIGASGYAGQELVRLLYHHPEAEIVYLGSRSLEGNPLSDSFRSMADSDRYRFRASNLRDAAEEANIIFLALPHGIAAGAVDKEILQKAKVIDLGADFRLRSLDAYRLWYHLDHPGGSVFDSAVYGLCELHRKAIAPARLVANPGCYTTCSILSLAPLLAEGEIDLSMPIVVDAKSGVSGAGRSPGEAFHFPECNESLKAYKVGTHRHTPEIEQELSLLAGTQVTVQFTPHLVPMNRGILVTAYCRPNGKAEALRIEELYRTFYADEPFVKILGKAEGLPETRWVRGSNRCDIGFYYDERTGLLMVIGVIDNLVKGAAGQAVQNMNIISSLPETMGLTNYAMFP from the coding sequence ATGGTAAAAGCCGCAGTAATTGGAGCTTCCGGGTATGCCGGTCAGGAACTGGTAAGGCTCCTCTACCACCATCCGGAAGCGGAAATTGTTTATCTTGGTTCCCGTTCTCTGGAAGGAAACCCCCTTTCGGATTCTTTCCGCTCCATGGCCGATTCCGATCGTTATCGATTTCGTGCAAGTAATCTTCGTGATGCTGCCGAGGAAGCAAACATCATTTTTCTTGCCCTTCCTCACGGCATCGCAGCAGGCGCAGTAGATAAGGAAATCTTGCAGAAGGCAAAGGTCATTGATCTTGGTGCCGACTTCCGACTTCGATCTCTGGATGCATATCGTTTATGGTATCATCTCGACCATCCGGGAGGATCGGTATTCGACAGTGCCGTTTACGGACTGTGTGAATTGCATCGGAAGGCCATCGCCCCTGCCCGTTTGGTAGCAAATCCCGGTTGTTACACAACCTGTTCGATACTTTCATTGGCTCCCCTCCTTGCCGAAGGGGAAATAGACCTCAGCATGCCTATTGTTGTCGATGCAAAATCGGGGGTATCCGGGGCGGGAAGAAGTCCGGGAGAGGCCTTTCACTTTCCAGAATGCAACGAGAGCCTGAAAGCATACAAAGTAGGAACGCATCGCCATACCCCGGAGATCGAACAGGAACTTTCTCTACTTGCAGGCACACAGGTGACCGTGCAATTCACCCCGCACCTTGTCCCCATGAATCGGGGGATTCTGGTCACTGCCTATTGCAGGCCGAACGGCAAGGCCGAGGCGCTTCGTATAGAGGAGTTGTACCGGACTTTTTATGCCGATGAGCCATTTGTCAAAATCCTCGGTAAGGCCGAAGGATTACCGGAAACCCGATGGGTCAGAGGGAGTAATCGTTGTGACATCGGTTTTTATTATGACGAAAGAACTGGTTTGCTGATGGTCATCGGAGTCATCGATAATCTTGTAAAGGGAGCCGCAGGTCAGGCTGTCCAAAATATGAATATCATCAGTTCCCTTCCAGAGACGATGGGACTGACAAACTACGCCATGTTTCCCTGA
- the argJ gene encoding bifunctional glutamate N-acetyltransferase/amino-acid acetyltransferase ArgJ — MQEFHNELRTGADIQLPSGFSFAGYRGGIKKDKLDTAVIVSQESSNCAAVFTRNKVRAHCVVRNEKLVDRGETVKGIIVNSGNANACTGEEGEGNNERFAAAAAQRIGCKSEQILTASTGVIGVQLPIAEMEHASGSIETGSSGEHFLAAVDAIMTTDTRRKCVSCRFIAGGSSFTITGMAKGSGMIHPNMGTMLGFIVTDAPISAPSLQSSLKLVVDETFNMISVDGDTSTNDMVLLLCPPGDRGRFSCEQERMDFLSSFHSALYDICRYLAVEIARDGEGATKLLRCRVEGASSLQNARTLAKGVIGSSLVKCAFFGEDANWGRIIAAMGYSGADFNQKAVSISFRNFDESRAITLMKRGTPVVFSEEEAKKILSQQEIEIFIGLEEGSASATAWGCDLTYDYVKINGDYRT; from the coding sequence ATGCAGGAATTTCATAACGAATTGAGGACGGGAGCAGATATCCAGCTCCCGTCAGGTTTTTCCTTTGCCGGATACCGGGGAGGAATAAAAAAAGACAAATTAGATACCGCTGTGATTGTTTCACAGGAGTCAAGCAATTGTGCGGCGGTTTTTACTCGTAACAAGGTGAGGGCACACTGTGTTGTTCGAAACGAAAAACTCGTTGATCGTGGAGAGACCGTAAAAGGAATCATCGTAAACAGCGGAAATGCCAACGCTTGTACGGGGGAAGAGGGAGAGGGCAATAACGAGCGCTTTGCCGCCGCCGCTGCACAGCGCATCGGTTGCAAGAGCGAACAGATACTTACCGCTTCCACAGGCGTTATAGGCGTTCAGCTTCCCATAGCGGAGATGGAACATGCTTCCGGCAGCATCGAAACCGGAAGTTCCGGCGAACATTTTCTGGCCGCAGTAGATGCCATCATGACGACCGATACCAGACGCAAGTGTGTAAGCTGTCGTTTCATTGCCGGAGGCTCCTCTTTCACCATTACCGGAATGGCAAAGGGATCAGGAATGATTCATCCAAACATGGGCACGATGCTCGGTTTTATCGTGACCGATGCTCCTATCTCCGCCCCTTCTCTCCAGAGTTCGCTCAAATTGGTTGTGGATGAAACCTTCAATATGATTTCGGTCGACGGAGATACCAGTACCAACGATATGGTTTTGCTTCTCTGCCCTCCGGGGGACAGGGGCCGTTTTAGCTGCGAACAGGAACGGATGGATTTTCTCTCCAGTTTTCACTCGGCGCTCTACGATATCTGTCGCTATCTTGCCGTAGAAATTGCGCGGGACGGAGAGGGCGCAACGAAACTTTTACGCTGCCGTGTGGAGGGTGCCTCCTCTCTTCAGAATGCGAGGACCCTTGCAAAGGGTGTTATTGGAAGCAGCCTCGTAAAGTGTGCTTTTTTCGGTGAAGATGCAAACTGGGGAAGGATCATTGCGGCCATGGGCTACAGCGGCGCCGATTTCAATCAGAAAGCGGTAAGTATCAGCTTTCGGAATTTCGATGAATCACGAGCGATTACCCTAATGAAGCGAGGAACCCCGGTCGTTTTCAGCGAAGAAGAGGCAAAGAAAATTCTTAGCCAGCAGGAGATCGAAATATTCATCGGACTGGAAGAGGGAAGCGCTTCTGCCACCGCCTGGGGATGTGATCTTACCTACGACTATGTGAAAATCAACGGAGATTATAGAACCTAA
- the argB gene encoding acetylglutamate kinase — translation MQAYINKAETLIEAAPYIRKFSGKTVVIKYGGAAMTDPLLEQMVMDDIALLSVLGVKPVIVHGGGPAINAMLKRLSIEPSFENGLRITDPQTMEITEMVLSGSVNKKIVQMLSDRSIRSVGLSGKDGGLFEAKLHRPDGKDIGSVGEIVACNTEVVTALMQNGFLPVISPVSAGDEGDSLNINADIAAVKVAAALHATKLIFLSDVPGVLREIGNPTSLISTIKIDEVPEMVADSVITGGMIPKITCAAEAVQKGVESVHILDGKSKHALLLEIFTDKGVGTVLW, via the coding sequence ATGCAAGCCTACATCAACAAAGCCGAAACGCTTATCGAAGCGGCTCCCTATATCAGGAAATTTTCAGGAAAAACCGTGGTAATTAAATACGGCGGGGCGGCAATGACGGACCCGCTTCTCGAGCAGATGGTGATGGACGATATCGCCCTCCTTTCGGTTTTAGGGGTGAAACCGGTCATTGTTCACGGCGGAGGGCCCGCAATTAATGCAATGCTGAAACGTTTATCCATCGAGCCCTCCTTTGAAAACGGCCTCAGGATCACCGATCCGCAAACCATGGAAATCACGGAGATGGTACTTTCCGGGAGCGTTAATAAGAAAATCGTACAGATGCTCTCTGACCGTTCGATCCGCTCCGTCGGCCTTTCCGGCAAAGACGGGGGCCTCTTTGAGGCAAAACTCCATCGTCCCGACGGTAAGGATATCGGCTCGGTGGGAGAGATCGTGGCCTGTAACACCGAGGTTGTAACAGCCCTCATGCAAAATGGCTTTCTTCCCGTCATAAGCCCGGTTAGTGCCGGAGACGAAGGGGATAGTCTTAACATTAATGCCGATATTGCTGCGGTAAAGGTTGCAGCGGCCCTACACGCAACAAAGCTTATTTTCCTTTCGGATGTGCCCGGTGTGCTGCGTGAGATAGGCAATCCCACCTCACTTATCTCCACCATAAAGATCGACGAGGTTCCAGAAATGGTCGCCGATTCGGTTATTACCGGGGGAATGATTCCCAAAATCACCTGTGCGGCCGAAGCGGTACAGAAAGGAGTGGAATCCGTTCACATTCTCGACGGAAAAAGCAAACATGCGTTGCTTCTTGAAATTTTTACCGACAAAGGAGTAGGAACCGTCTTATGGTAA
- a CDS encoding aspartate aminotransferase family protein, with protein MVSKTYLQKNSENALETYASFPIVLDHGKGCTVTDVDGKEYLDFVAGVAVNILGHGNIRLAKAIGQQAERLMHCSNLYLNPVTVDYMDTLLAYSGFDKAFFCNSGTESIEAALKLARKWAGVTGKAGRDIIALNGSFHGRSFGALSVTGQKKYQAPFAPLLPGVRFAEANDPKALEEAVDDSVCAIIMEPIQGEGGIKLLSKAFVEKADELRKKYDLLLIFDEVQCGFGRSGKLFAWEHFGIRPDILCMAKAIAGGFPMGGILVDKRAAAFKPGDHAATFGGNPLACAAASVVLDELTNKGLLTHAEEVGAYLGEKLEELKGKHPHIVDARGLGLMRGIELSSGSADVISACIDKGLLLVRAGSEVIRFVPPLIVTKEEIDKAISILDEVLSQ; from the coding sequence ATGGTAAGTAAAACATATCTTCAAAAAAACAGCGAAAACGCGCTTGAAACCTATGCGTCTTTCCCCATCGTTCTCGATCATGGAAAGGGATGTACTGTTACCGATGTCGACGGCAAGGAATATCTTGATTTTGTTGCCGGGGTTGCAGTCAATATACTAGGACACGGCAATATCCGCCTGGCAAAGGCCATTGGACAGCAGGCGGAACGGCTGATGCACTGTTCAAATCTCTATCTTAATCCCGTAACGGTCGATTATATGGATACACTTCTTGCCTACAGTGGCTTTGACAAGGCCTTTTTCTGCAATAGTGGAACCGAATCGATCGAGGCAGCCCTCAAGCTTGCCAGAAAGTGGGCCGGGGTCACAGGAAAAGCGGGGCGCGATATTATAGCTTTAAACGGAAGCTTCCACGGGAGAAGCTTCGGAGCGCTCTCGGTTACCGGACAGAAAAAATATCAGGCTCCCTTCGCCCCTCTTTTGCCGGGTGTCAGATTCGCCGAGGCAAATGATCCAAAGGCATTGGAAGAGGCTGTCGACGACTCCGTTTGTGCAATCATCATGGAGCCCATCCAGGGTGAGGGAGGGATCAAGCTCTTGTCGAAGGCCTTTGTAGAAAAGGCCGATGAACTACGGAAAAAGTATGATCTCCTCCTGATCTTCGATGAGGTACAGTGCGGCTTTGGTCGGTCGGGAAAGCTCTTCGCCTGGGAGCATTTCGGTATCAGGCCGGACATTCTTTGCATGGCAAAGGCAATCGCCGGAGGCTTTCCAATGGGTGGTATCCTTGTCGACAAGAGGGCAGCAGCCTTTAAGCCAGGAGATCATGCCGCTACCTTCGGAGGTAATCCCCTCGCTTGTGCGGCAGCCTCGGTCGTGCTTGATGAGCTGACAAACAAGGGACTGCTTACCCATGCTGAAGAGGTTGGAGCATATCTGGGAGAAAAACTTGAAGAGCTGAAAGGAAAACACCCACACATAGTAGATGCACGGGGACTGGGACTGATGCGTGGAATAGAACTTTCATCGGGATCAGCAGACGTCATATCGGCCTGCATAGATAAAGGATTACTGCTCGTGAGGGCCGGGAGTGAGGTCATCCGTTTTGTACCTCCCCTGATTGTCACGAAGGAGGAGATCGACAAGGCTATATCGATTCTTGATGAAGTCTTAAGCCAATAG
- the yidD gene encoding membrane protein insertion efficiency factor YidD encodes MNLAKIVRKIWILPIEFYRIVISPALPDTCIYTPSCSSYGKKAILKHGILKGTLLAISRIGRCTGAFFTGGDDPVPDHFSFKEIGEGYRRFHRRKRP; translated from the coding sequence ATGAATCTCGCGAAAATTGTCCGAAAAATATGGATTCTTCCCATAGAATTCTACAGAATCGTTATCTCTCCAGCACTACCCGACACCTGCATTTATACCCCAAGCTGCTCATCGTATGGCAAAAAAGCCATACTTAAACATGGGATCCTGAAAGGTACACTTCTGGCCATTTCCCGTATAGGACGCTGTACAGGAGCCTTCTTTACCGGTGGTGACGACCCTGTCCCCGACCACTTCTCTTTCAAAGAGATCGGGGAAGGATATCGCCGCTTCCACCGCAGGAAAAGGCCCTAA
- the udk gene encoding uridine kinase: MEDIRVIAIGGGSGSGKTTIVRKISEIVPDFNFIPQDNYYKSAEYINNSNITAFNFDHPEAFDNDLLYEHLLALKSGKSIEMPQYDFVHHRRKEETVPLEPKHLIIFEGIMVFSDAKIRSLFDLKLFVDTPDDIRFIRRLERDVKERGRTVDSVINQYLEVVRPGHYEFIEPTKLYADLIIPEGGFNDNALRVLIPFMKEISRTEEEKR, from the coding sequence GTGGAAGATATACGAGTCATTGCAATCGGGGGCGGTTCGGGTTCCGGTAAAACAACCATTGTCCGAAAGATATCGGAAATCGTTCCCGACTTTAACTTCATCCCGCAGGACAACTACTATAAGTCTGCAGAGTATATCAACAATAGTAATATTACGGCTTTTAACTTTGATCATCCCGAGGCCTTTGATAACGATCTCTTATACGAGCACCTGCTTGCCCTCAAATCGGGAAAGAGTATCGAAATGCCTCAGTATGATTTTGTCCATCATCGAAGGAAGGAAGAAACGGTCCCGCTTGAACCCAAGCATTTAATTATTTTCGAGGGGATTATGGTTTTTTCCGATGCAAAAATTCGTTCGCTTTTTGATCTCAAACTTTTTGTCGATACTCCCGACGATATCAGATTTATCCGCAGATTGGAGCGGGATGTGAAGGAGCGAGGGAGGACCGTCGACTCTGTTATCAATCAATATCTTGAAGTAGTCAGGCCTGGACACTATGAGTTTATTGAACCAACGAAATTGTATGCCGATTTGATTATTCCTGAAGGGGGCTTTAACGATAATGCCCTGAGAGTTTTGATTCCGTTTATGAAAGAGATTAGTCGAACTGAGGAGGAGAAGAGATGA
- a CDS encoding M23 family metallopeptidase, with the protein MRLFYIRVGPVDSSIDILFSGLLKSDIINADKVGGAMKHNRLFFLTIAIFASSFWAQAQNQSYTVRPGDTLYSIARSFSLSPDALMMENGIKDPTTLQIGQKLMLPQIEKEYTIHEVARGDTLYGIAREYEVDIDRLCSINGISKDSLLKIGMELKVPIVSKLPVLEAGKEDDNGHNDSVPPSSGDVTPPSDYTGVPLWPHAGSRKDLSGKLKGIEIQGNAGDDVVAVNSGNVVWVAPYRGYGRLVMVEGADDTIYAYGGNGETFVHVGDRVSPGTVLGKLGTHLIEKDAKVFFFVYKDGKPLDPAKAPRG; encoded by the coding sequence ATGCGCTTATTCTATATCAGAGTCGGGCCTGTTGACAGTAGCATCGATATCCTTTTTTCGGGATTACTCAAGAGTGATATCATCAATGCCGATAAGGTAGGTGGAGCTATGAAACACAATCGACTGTTTTTTTTAACAATTGCCATCTTTGCTTCCTCGTTTTGGGCTCAAGCCCAAAACCAGAGCTATACGGTGAGACCAGGGGATACGCTTTACAGCATTGCCCGTAGTTTTTCTTTATCCCCCGATGCCTTAATGATGGAAAACGGTATCAAAGACCCTACCACTCTTCAAATTGGTCAGAAGCTTATGCTTCCTCAGATAGAAAAAGAGTATACGATCCATGAAGTGGCACGGGGTGATACGCTTTACGGAATTGCACGAGAGTATGAGGTTGATATTGATCGTCTTTGTTCGATAAACGGCATCTCAAAGGATTCGCTCCTCAAGATCGGAATGGAACTCAAAGTACCGATTGTTTCCAAGCTTCCTGTCCTCGAAGCGGGAAAAGAGGATGATAATGGGCACAACGATTCCGTCCCCCCTTCTTCGGGAGATGTTACCCCTCCATCTGACTATACAGGAGTTCCTCTCTGGCCCCATGCAGGAAGCCGAAAGGACCTTTCGGGAAAGTTGAAGGGAATTGAAATTCAGGGTAATGCGGGAGACGACGTTGTGGCGGTTAATAGCGGTAATGTGGTCTGGGTTGCTCCCTACAGAGGGTACGGACGTCTTGTCATGGTCGAAGGGGCGGACGATACCATTTACGCCTATGGCGGAAACGGGGAGACCTTCGTGCATGTCGGAGACAGGGTTAGCCCCGGAACCGTTCTTGGAAAATTGGGAACTCACCTCATAGAAAAAGATGCAAAAGTCTTCTTTTTTGTCTATAAAGACGGAAAACCGCTTGATCCGGCAAAGGCTCCCCGTGGATAA
- a CDS encoding zinc ribbon domain-containing protein, which produces MPYCPHCGVEVDPDTQTCPLCKTPLPSIDTKPIGFGEYPDREHKLHYQRRKFTNRERFSALHFILFVLLIPFTVTLSTDLLLHGEITWSIFPIISLLGAFAICACSLFVRNVWKLLSSYLLIVVVIALLFHMITGTLGSFLRWSLPITLVATAVTVVAIIYGAKAKSRGFNIAGVSLWAVALFCLILDAIISINRGTPQKIHGWSVITGSALFPLGALFFYVHYRFGGRISFKRFFNA; this is translated from the coding sequence ATGCCTTACTGTCCCCACTGCGGAGTTGAGGTCGATCCCGATACCCAAACCTGTCCGCTTTGCAAAACTCCGCTACCTTCTATCGATACCAAGCCCATCGGTTTCGGCGAATATCCTGATCGGGAACATAAGCTGCATTATCAACGGAGAAAATTTACAAACAGGGAACGGTTCTCCGCCTTACACTTTATCCTCTTCGTATTGCTTATCCCCTTTACCGTAACGCTTTCCACCGACCTTTTGTTACATGGAGAAATAACCTGGTCGATTTTTCCAATTATCTCTCTTCTGGGAGCCTTTGCGATATGTGCCTGTTCGCTATTTGTCAGAAATGTCTGGAAACTGCTTAGTTCTTATCTGCTTATTGTCGTTGTTATCGCCCTTCTCTTTCACATGATAACGGGAACCCTCGGAAGTTTCCTTCGTTGGTCCCTGCCGATCACCCTGGTAGCCACAGCAGTAACGGTAGTGGCTATTATTTACGGTGCAAAGGCAAAATCAAGGGGATTCAACATAGCGGGGGTATCGTTATGGGCGGTAGCTCTCTTTTGTCTTATCTTAGATGCAATTATCTCAATCAATCGGGGAACGCCCCAAAAGATTCACGGCTGGTCGGTAATAACCGGCTCCGCCCTCTTTCCTCTCGGGGCTCTCTTTTTCTATGTTCATTATCGTTTTGGGGGAAGAATCTCCTTCAAACGCTTTTTCAATGCCTAA
- a CDS encoding DJ-1 family glyoxalase III, giving the protein MNKKAVILLADGFEEVEATTPIDFLRRAGIDVCVAGVAGVQVTSSHDLTMGCDCLLSEVKSSDYDAVIIPGGMPGAANVAKSDEARRLVTDLMEAGKLVSAICAAPAVALESFGVLKGKKATCYPGFEKHFSDATFCADRVVLDGNLITSRGPGTAAEFALALISYLAGSTVATQIAKDTLQK; this is encoded by the coding sequence ATGAACAAAAAGGCGGTGATACTACTTGCCGACGGATTTGAAGAGGTTGAAGCGACTACTCCTATCGATTTCCTTCGCCGGGCAGGAATTGATGTCTGTGTGGCTGGTGTAGCAGGAGTGCAGGTAACCAGTTCCCACGACCTTACTATGGGCTGCGATTGTTTGCTGAGCGAGGTGAAGAGTTCCGATTATGATGCTGTCATTATTCCCGGGGGTATGCCCGGAGCCGCGAATGTTGCAAAAAGCGATGAAGCCCGACGACTTGTGACCGATCTCATGGAAGCGGGGAAACTTGTTTCGGCGATTTGTGCGGCACCTGCAGTGGCCCTTGAATCTTTTGGGGTCTTGAAAGGAAAGAAAGCCACCTGTTATCCCGGCTTCGAAAAGCATTTTTCAGATGCAACGTTTTGTGCCGATCGCGTGGTTCTCGACGGCAATCTCATAACCAGTCGGGGCCCAGGTACGGCCGCGGAATTTGCTTTGGCCTTGATCTCCTACCTTGCCGGAAGCACGGTAGCAACTCAGATTGCTAAGGATACCTTACAAAAATAG
- a CDS encoding 3-deoxy-7-phosphoheptulonate synthase: MNENDQRINDLHIRSTVPLISPKELKREYPLTPAIANTVIESRRIIKNIITGKDKRLLAIVGPCSIHDRNVAIDYAKRLKELADEVSDSIYVVMRVYFEKPRTTIGWRGLIVDPYLDGSYDIAYGLKLARQILLDIVSMGLPAGSEMLDPIVPQYIDDLVSWAAIGARTTESQTHRNLASGLSMPVGFKNGTSGSLELAVNAMQSAEHPASFIGIDQDGNTCILHTTGHDVCHLILRGGRSGPNYHEEDVEHAQRLLEEAGLLQAVFVDCSHANSGKRQVRQRRVLRSVIDQIVRGQDVIRGVMIESNIDEGCQDISDSPDELKYGISITDECVGWEETEDMLRTARKRLKEAH, encoded by the coding sequence TTGAACGAGAACGATCAGAGAATCAATGACCTCCACATTCGCTCTACGGTTCCTCTCATAAGCCCAAAAGAACTGAAGCGGGAGTATCCCTTGACACCTGCGATTGCGAATACGGTCATCGAAAGCCGGCGAATCATTAAAAATATCATAACCGGCAAGGATAAACGACTTTTGGCGATAGTTGGCCCCTGTTCCATACACGACCGCAATGTCGCCATCGATTATGCAAAACGGCTTAAAGAGTTGGCCGATGAGGTTTCCGACTCTATCTATGTAGTGATGCGTGTCTATTTTGAAAAACCCCGAACCACAATAGGGTGGCGTGGTTTGATTGTCGATCCCTATCTCGACGGAAGCTATGACATTGCCTACGGTTTGAAGCTTGCACGGCAGATTCTGCTCGATATTGTCTCGATGGGCCTGCCGGCCGGAAGTGAAATGCTCGATCCCATTGTTCCCCAATACATTGATGATCTGGTCAGCTGGGCGGCCATTGGTGCACGGACCACCGAGAGCCAGACACATAGGAATCTTGCAAGCGGACTATCGATGCCCGTGGGCTTTAAAAATGGTACCAGCGGTAGTCTCGAGCTTGCGGTCAATGCCATGCAATCGGCAGAACACCCTGCAAGCTTCATCGGGATTGATCAGGATGGTAATACCTGTATTCTCCATACGACGGGACACGACGTCTGCCATCTCATCCTGCGGGGTGGAAGGAGCGGCCCTAACTACCATGAAGAGGATGTCGAACATGCCCAGCGTCTTTTAGAGGAGGCAGGACTCCTTCAAGCGGTTTTTGTCGATTGCAGCCACGCAAATTCCGGCAAACGGCAGGTACGGCAGCGGCGGGTACTCCGTTCTGTTATCGATCAGATTGTCAGAGGCCAGGATGTTATCCGCGGAGTTATGATCGAAAGCAATATCGATGAGGGGTGTCAGGATATTTCCGACTCCCCCGATGAACTAAAATATGGGATTTCCATCACCGACGAGTGTGTCGGCTGGGAAGAGACCGAAGATATGCTAAGAACGGCCAGAAAGAGGCTGAAGGAGGCACATTGA